The following are encoded together in the Chthoniobacterales bacterium genome:
- a CDS encoding DUF4912 domain-containing protein, with protein MPNKPRQSTPTPKGFTLRPLPEESEEGVSDATMESLPVREPFGNLGDLPHGYGVDTIFLIAQEPHWLFTYWDIDIARHPGGAAYLRYYTAEGSQEGEIEVPFETRNWYVPVEKADTDYYVEIGFYRANTWNLIARSVPVTTPAEGMASSDSFEYATVPFHLTFQRMLDHLSSAQHSDEELLAALSRIQKKGDFSAFGASGIPELLSEDQRILLQALLGPTLLAELASGGQSSGEIEIRIRAFLEEQLSSGGASEALNSFRDSVALFSGGIFSSAGITTSWEIAALASWAAGAITSWSTSGQGLTSWGSTTSWGSAETAAIRGETSWTSSIGASWAQAALTSWGETSAGASWLQGIESSGAFSNLSSWLVGAQSSWLQGVQSSWAEAALSSWTSAEVSSWFSASATTSWSGASETLSSFGLERGFFMHVNAEVIFYGGTDPRAKVTVDGKPITLSPDGTFRYHFIFPNSDYEIPIVAESPDGIETRSATLRFSRTTEKYGDVKDTAQPPLGEPMGQK; from the coding sequence ATGCCCAACAAGCCGAGACAGAGCACACCGACGCCGAAGGGCTTCACCCTTCGCCCGCTTCCCGAAGAATCGGAAGAGGGGGTCAGCGACGCCACCATGGAGTCCCTTCCCGTTCGGGAGCCTTTCGGCAATCTCGGCGACCTCCCCCATGGCTATGGGGTCGATACGATCTTCCTGATCGCCCAGGAGCCGCACTGGCTATTCACTTACTGGGACATCGATATTGCCCGGCATCCCGGCGGCGCGGCCTACCTTCGTTACTACACCGCGGAGGGCTCCCAGGAAGGCGAAATCGAGGTGCCTTTCGAGACGCGGAACTGGTATGTGCCCGTCGAAAAGGCTGATACGGATTACTACGTCGAGATCGGCTTCTACCGGGCGAATACATGGAACCTGATCGCGCGTTCCGTGCCCGTCACCACGCCTGCCGAGGGCATGGCGTCATCAGACTCCTTCGAATACGCGACCGTCCCGTTTCACCTCACCTTCCAGCGCATGCTGGACCACCTTTCGTCCGCGCAGCATTCCGACGAGGAACTCTTGGCGGCCCTCTCACGCATCCAGAAGAAGGGCGACTTTTCCGCCTTCGGTGCAAGCGGCATTCCGGAGCTTCTCTCCGAGGATCAACGGATCCTTCTTCAGGCGTTGCTCGGCCCCACCCTCCTGGCGGAACTTGCCAGCGGCGGCCAGAGTTCCGGCGAAATCGAAATCCGCATCCGCGCCTTCCTCGAGGAGCAACTGAGTTCCGGTGGCGCCAGCGAGGCGCTGAATTCCTTCCGCGATTCCGTCGCCCTCTTCAGCGGCGGCATTTTTTCCAGCGCCGGTATCACGACGTCGTGGGAGATCGCCGCCCTTGCCAGCTGGGCCGCCGGTGCCATCACGAGCTGGAGCACCTCCGGCCAGGGCCTCACGAGCTGGGGCAGCACGACCAGCTGGGGCTCCGCCGAGACGGCAGCGATCCGCGGCGAGACGAGCTGGACTTCTTCCATCGGCGCCAGCTGGGCCCAGGCCGCTCTCACGAGCTGGGGCGAGACGAGCGCCGGCGCAAGCTGGCTCCAGGGCATCGAATCCAGCGGCGCTTTCAGCAATCTCTCGAGCTGGCTCGTCGGCGCTCAGTCAAGCTGGCTGCAGGGCGTGCAATCCAGCTGGGCCGAGGCCGCCCTCTCGAGCTGGACTTCGGCCGAGGTTTCAAGCTGGTTCTCGGCTTCCGCGACCACGAGCTGGAGCGGCGCATCGGAAACCCTCTCCTCCTTCGGTCTGGAGCGCGGCTTTTTCATGCACGTGAACGCCGAGGTGATCTTCTACGGCGGCACCGACCCCCGCGCGAAGGTCACGGTCGATGGCAAGCCCATCACGCTCAGTCCCGACGGAACCTTCCGTTATCACTTCATCTTCCCGAATTCGGATTACGAAATCCCAATCGTCGCCGAGTCCCCCGACGGCATCGAAACCCGCTCCGCCACCCTGCGCTTTTCCCGCACGACCGAGAAATACGGCGACGTGAAGGATACCGCGCAGCCGCCGCTCGGAGAGCCGATGGGCCAGAAATAA
- the xerA gene encoding site-specific tyrosine recombinase/integron integrase, with amino-acid sequence MSAKAARDPLMEAFFTYLEGERNCSPRTIINYRHALREFQSFRPKASWRAATADDFRAFLFELMKRERSRASIRLDFAALRSFYRFLMERKGLSANPLASVLLPKAEKQLPAFLTLRQVEDLLAAPLAAPLEKQAPVWVPLRDAAMLELLYSAGLRLSELAAINVKDLDPFSETLRVIGKGSKERVCPVGGPALEVISRYRQAAGVQTGPLFLNKSRRRLSTQSIWARMKKYIRQVGLPATTSPHKLRHSFATHLLDNGADLRSLQTLLGHASLSTTQVYTHVTTERLKRAYDQAHPRA; translated from the coding sequence ATGTCCGCCAAAGCTGCTCGCGATCCCTTGATGGAGGCCTTCTTCACCTACCTGGAAGGAGAGCGGAATTGCTCGCCTCGCACGATCATCAACTACCGGCACGCGCTGCGCGAATTCCAAAGTTTTCGCCCCAAAGCCTCGTGGCGAGCGGCCACCGCCGACGACTTCCGAGCCTTCCTCTTCGAGCTCATGAAACGGGAGCGTTCCCGGGCGTCCATTCGCCTCGACTTCGCCGCTCTTCGCAGTTTTTACCGATTTCTCATGGAACGAAAGGGATTGAGCGCCAATCCCCTTGCATCCGTTCTTCTTCCAAAGGCGGAAAAACAACTTCCCGCTTTTCTCACGCTCCGACAGGTCGAAGATCTTCTCGCCGCTCCCCTCGCCGCACCGCTGGAGAAGCAGGCCCCGGTCTGGGTGCCGCTCCGGGACGCCGCCATGCTCGAGCTTCTCTACTCCGCCGGATTGCGCCTCTCCGAACTCGCCGCGATCAACGTCAAGGATCTGGATCCGTTCAGCGAAACCCTCCGGGTCATTGGCAAGGGATCCAAGGAACGCGTGTGTCCCGTCGGCGGACCGGCGCTCGAGGTCATCTCCCGCTATCGCCAGGCCGCGGGCGTGCAGACAGGCCCCCTGTTTCTCAACAAATCCCGCCGCCGCCTGAGCACGCAGTCCATCTGGGCCCGGATGAAAAAATACATTCGTCAGGTCGGCCTGCCGGCGACAACAAGCCCGCACAAGCTGCGCCACAGCTTCGCCACTCATCTCCTGGACAACGGGGCCGATCTCCGCAGCCTGCAGACCCTCCTTGGCCACGCCAGCCTTTCCACGACGCAGGTTTACACCCACGTCACCACCGAGCGCCTGAAACGCGCCTACGATCAGGCCCATCCCCGGGCCTGA
- the rph gene encoding ribonuclease PH, with protein MPRSENRTPNDLRTVTFEVGVAPHALGSVLIACGNTRVICAATVEDYVPRWMKEQNVSGGWITAEYSMLPYSTLSRKPRDISKGRPDGRGTEIQRLIGRSLRASVDLEALGSRTLWVDCDVLQADGGTRTAAITGASVAIYLACRKLVEMGKVKRLPIRQRVAAVSVGVVDGEVRVDLDYVEDKDASVDMNIVLTEHMEFVEVQGSGEEATFTPEQLSAMLEAGRSGVARLLDLQAQVLGI; from the coding sequence ATGCCCCGCTCCGAGAACCGCACGCCGAACGATCTCCGCACCGTCACCTTCGAAGTCGGGGTCGCTCCGCACGCGCTCGGTTCCGTGCTGATCGCCTGCGGCAACACCCGCGTGATCTGTGCGGCCACCGTCGAGGACTATGTTCCGCGCTGGATGAAGGAGCAGAACGTCAGCGGCGGCTGGATCACCGCAGAGTATTCGATGCTTCCGTATTCGACGCTCTCCCGAAAGCCCCGCGACATTTCCAAGGGCCGGCCCGACGGGCGGGGCACGGAGATTCAGCGCCTGATTGGGCGCTCCCTGCGCGCGTCGGTCGATCTCGAGGCGCTCGGTTCGCGCACGCTCTGGGTGGATTGCGACGTCTTGCAGGCCGATGGCGGCACCCGCACGGCGGCGATCACCGGCGCCTCGGTTGCGATTTATCTGGCCTGCCGCAAGCTGGTGGAAATGGGTAAGGTGAAGCGCCTTCCGATTCGCCAGCGCGTGGCGGCGGTCAGCGTGGGCGTCGTTGACGGCGAAGTGCGCGTCGATCTCGATTACGTCGAGGACAAGGATGCCAGTGTGGACATGAATATTGTGCTCACGGAGCACATGGAATTCGTGGAAGTGCAGGGCTCCGGCGAGGAGGCAACCTTCACCCCCGAGCAGCTCTCCGCGATGCTCGAAGCGGGACGGTCGGGCGTGGCGCGACTTCTGGACCTTCAGGCCCAGGTGCTGGGAATTTAA
- the rpmB gene encoding 50S ribosomal protein L28 — MARQCQITGAKPTRGSKIHRRGMAKKKGGIGMHITKVTPREFVPNLQKKRIWVAELKKFVTVKVTARALKTLTKNGAYATLKKAELI, encoded by the coding sequence ATGGCTAGACAGTGTCAAATTACGGGAGCCAAGCCCACGCGCGGTTCGAAGATTCACCGCCGCGGTATGGCGAAGAAAAAGGGCGGCATCGGTATGCACATCACGAAAGTGACACCTCGCGAGTTCGTTCCGAACCTGCAGAAGAAGCGCATCTGGGTGGCGGAGTTGAAGAAATTCGTCACGGTCAAGGTGACGGCGCGAGCCCTCAAGACGCTCACGAAAAATGGCGCCTACGCCACGCTGAAAAAAGCGGAGTTGATTTAA